Within Paenibacillus sabinae T27, the genomic segment CGCGATCTCGAACAAGCCTGACCGATTGCCCAAAGTCCAGCCTCCGGCATATCAAGAGCTGCCTCAGCAGCGGTTTCCAACCGCTGTAAGGCAGCTCTTTTTTAACTCTTTTTTACTAGGGAATGATCGTTATCCAGAAGCCCTGTTTCTAAATTTTGAGGTCTTGGCGGCATTGGCCCATACCCCTTTCAACCACGGCACATAGTATACGGTGTACTCAAGTACAACACAACTTCACCGAAAGGGGAATGAACATGAGCGAAGAAGTAAGAGGCGGATACGGATACTCACCTTTCACCAGCACTGGAGCCATCCTGGTTCTCTTCATCCTGCTGGTTATCATCAGCCGTTCTCTGTTTGTTTAATCGGCCATTGATTCATCCTCGGAAGAGAGCCTCTTAGGCTCCCTTCCCTCTCATCATGTTCGAGCCGCTTTGTTTTGGCCCATCCGCACCATAAGCTGAACTGATAAGGGCGTAAATAAAGAGATCCGGTCAGGCCGTTCCACGGCCCAAAGGATCTCTTCTTTTTTTATGATTGTATTATTGTTCAACCAACGCCGTTCATCAGCCGCGCTTCCCCGAGAAAATCGAGAATAAGTCCGTTAACCTCCCCGGGCTTCTCCAGCGGCAGCCCATGTCCTGCATCCCGGATGACATGCGCCCTTACATCGGGCATAACCGCACGGGCACGGCTTACAGCCCGCTCCGCATCATACTGAACCTCCTGATCGCCGATCAGAAGCAGGGCGGGCGCCGTGATCCGCTTCAGTTCGTCATCCGTCAGCAGGGAGGGTAACAGCTTGACTTTCGGAAGCGCGTTCTGCAAGGCGACGACAACTTGACGCCTCAGCATCGGATTGATGGTGTTCCCTTCGCCCGTCATATCATCCAACAGCGCATGGATCCGCCGTTCCGACGGGAGGAAGCCAGCAAGCATGCAGCGGACAAAGAAACGGCTGCTCTGCGGAAGCACACCCGCGCCGGGACTCAGAATAACCAGCTTGTCAACAAGGGACGGCCGCAGAGAGGCCACAATCATGGCGACAAAGCCGCCATAGGAATGGCCGCCAATATGCGCGTGCCCTATACCGAACGCCTGAAGCAGCTCTTCGAACCATTCTGCGCAGTCTTTCTTGCTGCGGATCAGGCGCTCGGGCTCGCTTTTATTGATATCGCCCGGGAGGTCCACTGCGTATACGCGGTAGGCGGAAGACAACTCCCGGATATTCTCCACCCATCCGCTCGAGCTGAAGCAGAAGCCGTGGAACAGGACGAGCGCCGGTGCACCCGCCGGTCCTGCCGCAAGATAATGCGTCCGGCCATAGGAAGTCACGGCATGCCGCGACTCCACCGGTGTTCCCATCAAGCCCACGGTCCGGTCATACGCCTCGGCCAGCCGCTGCGGGCTGCCGCCCTTTCTGTAAATCGAGACCATCATGATTCCTCCTTATTTTCCGCAAGCCTTGCAAAAAAAAGCGATATGCTCCTCCATTCGCCTCCGGATATCGTCCGTGGCCTTTCCGTCCAGACGCAGCAGCAGAAATTCGGCGATCATACTGAACACCGGATATTGATACTCGGCCGCCAGCATCGCCGGGGAACTCGGAGGGATTTTGCCGGATTCGATATACTTGGCAAACACCGCCTCCATAAACCAAAGCGAACTTCCGACCAGCTCATTCAGATAAATTTCACGCGCCGCCTTGTTGCGGACCTGTTCAAGATACAGAATGCGCCAGATCTCCTCCATTTTCGGACTCAGCACATGATCCAGGAAATTCAGATAAACCTGCCTTAAAAAGTCCTTCAGCGGCATCGCCTTGGCGATATGCTCAAGCTGTTCCACCGGGGGCTTGATCTTCCCAAGGCTGACGCGAAAGTTGGCAAAGATCGTCTCCTGAAGCTCTTCCTTGCTGCGGAAATGATTATAGAACGAGCTTTCCTTGATCCCGGCCTCGCGGGTCAGGTCACGGATGGAAACCCCGCTGAAGCCTTTTAACGAGAAGGCGCCGATGGCAATGTCGATCAGCCGGTTCTTGGTAGCATTGACAATTTCCTTATTCGATATATCCACATAAACGCTCATGGAAACCGTCCTTCCGATTAGACTAACTAACGACCGTTAGTTCAAATATAAGGTAATTTGTTTTTTCCGTCAATAGGCTTTGGAATGCGTCCGATTAAAATATCCAGCTCTATCGTAATCTCCGCCGAATCCTGCTGGATAAAAGCTTCAATCTCCTTGTTGCCCGAGGACCAGGCAAGCGGAGTCATGCGAACCAGATCGGCAAGCTCCCCGGTACTCAGCTCTTTGGAGTAATGGAGCCTTGCCGTATCCAGCACATGAAAATGCTTTTGGAACAGCGCCGCTACCCCGTCGTTTTGGTACATCCCTTTTTCGCTGTCCTTGAATATCGTTTGTCTTAATTCCCTTAGATAACCGGAGCGGGGCAGGACTTTGATGACGAGACCATCCCGGGCCAGAATCCGCTTGAATTCTTTGTAATTTGCCGGGGACAAAATATTAAGAATCACCTGGACCGCCCCGTCAGCGAGAGGGGATTGCGCCAGATCGCCCACGATCCATATGGATTCGGCATACCGCTTGGAGGCCAGGATGATGCCTTCCCTGGATAGATCGAGGCCGATTCCGGTCATCCCCGGACAGCCGCAGCCCTCCAAAATTCGCCCTAGATGCGACCCTTCTCCGCAGCCCAAATCGGCGACCGTACAGGGGATTGCAGCGCTTTGCGTATGCTCCTTGATCATGCGTGCCAACCTTTCATGCAGCGGAGCGTACAGGCCCGATTCCGTGATCATGCGGCGTCTAGACTCGAACAATTCTTTCGTGTAATGCCCCTTTGCGGGACGGACCGACAGGTTGAGATAGCCCGGTTTGGCAAAATCAAACGTATGCTTTTCGATGCAGACCAAACTTTTATCATCGATCACCGCCACCCGGCATCCGCAAATCGGGCACTGAAAGGCCGGCTCCATTTCTTTTATGCGCGCAGCACTTCTGGTTCTTCCATTCATACCTTGTCTCCCCTTCAAAATAAAAATCACAAGCAGCCGCCTGTGATCTGAGAGTAAAGGGAAACAGCCCCATCCTGCCTGAGCCGGATGAAGCTTTAAGATAGCCATTGCCAAACAACCTTCCGCTTGCCGTCCGGAA encodes:
- a CDS encoding YjcZ family sporulation protein — encoded protein: MSEEVRGGYGYSPFTSTGAILVLFILLVIISRSLFV
- a CDS encoding TetR/AcrR family transcriptional regulator — translated: MSVYVDISNKEIVNATKNRLIDIAIGAFSLKGFSGVSIRDLTREAGIKESSFYNHFRSKEELQETIFANFRVSLGKIKPPVEQLEHIAKAMPLKDFLRQVYLNFLDHVLSPKMEEIWRILYLEQVRNKAAREIYLNELVGSSLWFMEAVFAKYIESGKIPPSSPAMLAAEYQYPVFSMIAEFLLLRLDGKATDDIRRRMEEHIAFFCKACGK
- a CDS encoding alpha/beta fold hydrolase; its protein translation is MMVSIYRKGGSPQRLAEAYDRTVGLMGTPVESRHAVTSYGRTHYLAAGPAGAPALVLFHGFCFSSSGWVENIRELSSAYRVYAVDLPGDINKSEPERLIRSKKDCAEWFEELLQAFGIGHAHIGGHSYGGFVAMIVASLRPSLVDKLVILSPGAGVLPQSSRFFVRCMLAGFLPSERRIHALLDDMTGEGNTINPMLRRQVVVALQNALPKVKLLPSLLTDDELKRITAPALLLIGDQEVQYDAERAVSRARAVMPDVRAHVIRDAGHGLPLEKPGEVNGLILDFLGEARLMNGVG
- a CDS encoding putative RNA methyltransferase is translated as MNGRTRSAARIKEMEPAFQCPICGCRVAVIDDKSLVCIEKHTFDFAKPGYLNLSVRPAKGHYTKELFESRRRMITESGLYAPLHERLARMIKEHTQSAAIPCTVADLGCGEGSHLGRILEGCGCPGMTGIGLDLSREGIILASKRYAESIWIVGDLAQSPLADGAVQVILNILSPANYKEFKRILARDGLVIKVLPRSGYLRELRQTIFKDSEKGMYQNDGVAALFQKHFHVLDTARLHYSKELSTGELADLVRMTPLAWSSGNKEIEAFIQQDSAEITIELDILIGRIPKPIDGKNKLPYI